In Streptomyces sp. NBC_01707, a genomic segment contains:
- the thyX gene encoding FAD-dependent thymidylate synthase, with product MTISPALEVHAPDAPVFGPEIELRSQITVELVDHTASDLGVVRAARVSTAGEEAHREERGDAYIGGLIRYLMRSRHGSPFEHNSMTFLVHAPIFAIRHMMRHRMWSFNEESARYKDLKNVFYVPDRDRALKQEGKPGHYQYVPGSEEDYELLSTATSEAYRSAFREYQKMLDAGIARELARMVLPVATFSTVYATCNARSLMHFLGLRTNRADAAYVSHPQREIEVVAEQMEDEFARLMPLTHEAFEKFGRVSP from the coding sequence ATGACGATCAGCCCGGCCCTTGAGGTCCACGCCCCCGACGCACCCGTCTTCGGTCCCGAAATCGAACTGCGCAGCCAGATCACCGTCGAGCTCGTCGACCACACCGCCTCCGACCTGGGAGTCGTACGTGCGGCGCGGGTCTCCACCGCCGGCGAGGAGGCGCACCGAGAGGAGCGCGGTGACGCATATATCGGGGGTCTCATCCGGTATTTGATGCGCAGCCGTCACGGCAGCCCTTTCGAGCACAATTCGATGACCTTCCTGGTGCACGCGCCGATCTTCGCGATCCGCCACATGATGCGTCACCGAATGTGGTCCTTCAATGAGGAGAGCGCCCGCTACAAGGACCTCAAGAACGTCTTTTACGTGCCCGACCGCGACCGGGCGCTGAAACAGGAGGGGAAGCCCGGTCACTACCAGTACGTTCCGGGCAGCGAGGAGGACTACGAGCTGCTCTCCACCGCCACCAGCGAGGCCTACCGGTCCGCCTTCCGCGAATACCAGAAGATGCTCGATGCCGGAATCGCCCGCGAGCTGGCCCGCATGGTGCTCCCGGTGGCCACCTTCTCCACCGTGTACGCCACCTGCAACGCCCGCTCGCTGATGCACTTCCTCGGCCTGCGCACCAACCGCGCCGACGCCGCCTATGTGTCGCACCCGCAGCGGGAGATCGAGGTGGTGGCCGAGCAGATGGAGGACGAGTTCGCGCGGCTGATGCCACTGACCCACGAGGCCTTCGAGAAGTTCGGCCGCGTCAGTCCCTGA
- a CDS encoding TIGR00730 family Rossman fold protein, translating to MRVTVYAGSALGNQAIYQEAAAAFAKQLVAEGHEIVYGGGAAGLMGVVADSALAAGGRVTGVIPKHLVDAEVAHQGLTELHIVDTMHQRKQIMADLADAFVALPGGVGTVEEILEAWAWLILGRHGKPMAMLNVDGYWDRLLRMICRMSASGFLREQELGTLASVGDANEFLDLVSQWEPPPPRWG from the coding sequence ATGAGAGTCACGGTCTACGCGGGCTCGGCCCTGGGGAACCAGGCCATCTACCAAGAAGCCGCCGCGGCCTTCGCCAAGCAACTCGTCGCCGAGGGGCATGAGATCGTCTACGGCGGGGGAGCGGCCGGCCTCATGGGGGTCGTCGCCGACTCCGCCCTGGCGGCCGGCGGCCGGGTCACCGGAGTGATCCCGAAACACCTTGTCGACGCCGAGGTCGCCCACCAGGGCCTGACCGAACTGCACATCGTCGACACCATGCACCAACGCAAGCAGATCATGGCCGACCTGGCGGATGCCTTCGTAGCGCTGCCGGGCGGGGTGGGCACCGTCGAGGAGATCCTCGAAGCCTGGGCCTGGCTCATCCTCGGCCGGCACGGAAAGCCGATGGCGATGCTGAACGTGGACGGCTACTGGGACCGGCTCCTGCGGATGATCTGCCGCATGTCCGCCAGCGGATTCCTGCGCGAGCAGGAGCTGGGCACCCTCGCGTCCGTCGGGGACGCGAACGAATTCCTCGACCTTGTAAGCCAGTGGGAGCCCCCGCCGCCGCGATGGGGCTGA